The Phormidium sp. PBR-2020 DNA segment CAGTTTTTGCAGGCCATCGCCTATGCGGCTCCCTGGCCGCCGCGGCTGTTGGTGGTTCCGTTGCTGTTTGAAGCGCAAATGACGGATTTAGTCAGTGACATCTGGGTTGTCTACTGTACCCCGGAGCAACAAAAGGCACGGCTCCAGCAGCGTGATGGTTATGATGAGGCTCAGGTGCGATCGCGCCTTGAGGCTCAGATGCCCCTGTCAGAAAAATGTGAACAGGCTACGCTAGTCTTAGATAATAGCGGGCCGGCAACACAATGGCAGCAGCAAATTAAACAATGGTTGCAACAAGTTGAGCGAGTCGAGCAGTGACGATGACGGTTAAACTTTGGACGGGTTTCATGAGTTCGTTAGTGGTACTGGCGGGAAGTCTGGTTCTGAATGGGGAACCCTCCGCTACCGCCATGTCTGTGGAGATGTCCTCTGACATGAGGCTGACTCGCCGACGTCGAGCCTCGGAGTTAATCTCGGAGGCGGAGCGCAAGGTGATGCGGGGAGAGGTGATTGAAGCTGTTAGCCTTTATAACGAGGCGGAGGCCCTGAGTCTCCATTTTGAGGTGGGGGCCCAGTCCTGGAATCTCCTCTGTTGGTATGGCAGTTTATGGGATCAAGCTGAGGCGGTTCTCAAGGCCTGTAATCGAGCGGTGGAGATGGAACCAGATAATGTGGAGATTCGCGATAGTCGCGGCTTAGCTCGGGCATTACTGGGGGATTATGAGGGGGCGATCGATGATTTTCAAGCCTTTGTACAAGAAACAGATCATGAGGGTCGTCGTTTCCAACGGCAAAACTGGATTGAGATGTTACGAGCGGATGAAAACCCCTTTACTCCCTCAGTTTTGCGGATGTTATTTGTAGATTAGTCTCCTGCTTAAAACCCATGCAGACTGAATAATTAGGACTACCGGAGTGGTTCATGACAACAGATGTTGAGAGTTCTATTTCACCCCTATCTCCGTCGAGCGATCGCCCCTTGGTGCGCTTTGAAGATATCTATAAAATCTATGGTTCAGGAAATACGGAGGTTCGCGCCTTAGATGGGGTGAGTTTTTGTATTCATCCTGGGGAGTATTGCGCCATTATGGGCCCCTCCGGCTCAGGAAAATCGACAGCGATGAATGTGATTGGCTGTTTAGATCGCCCCAGTCGGGGTCAGTATTACTTAGATGGGGTGAATGTGGCCGGGTTTGATGAACGTCATCTGGCCCAGGTTCGTAATCGTAAGTTGGGGTTTGTCTTTCAACAGTTTCATCTGTTACCCCAAATCAGCGCCTTAGAGAACGTCATGTTACCCATGGTGTATGCCGGGGTTCCCCATGGAGAACGGGTTGAACGAGCCACAGAGGCTCTGATTCGGGTGGGATTACAGGATCGCCTTCATAATAAACCCACGCAACTGTCTGGGGGACAACAGCAACGGGTGGCCATCGCACGGGCCATTGTCAATCGTCCGGTTTTGCTGCTGGCCGATGAACCGACGGGAGCCTTAGATACGCACACGACGGATGAAGTCATGGGGATTTTTGCTCAACTCAACGAGTCAGGAATTACCATTGTCATGGTGACGCATGAACCGGAAGTGGCAGAACGAACCGAGCGCATCATTTGGTTTCGGGATGGCAAAGTTCAGTAGGGAGTTTACGGATTAATAGCAACCGCCACCGTACTATTAGAAGAAGCTCGTTTGTACTTTTTTTGAATATCATGGACACCCATGAAATTTTGCGGCATCTCGCGGACTGTTATCGTCAACAGGGTGATAATCAGCGGGCGATCGCCTACTATCATCGTAGCCTGGAGCATAACTCGAATCTAGGCCTCGGTTCTGCAAGCCAACATCGGCAATGGGGAGATTGGTTGATGAGGGTGCAACAATGGCAGAGGGCCATTGATGCCTATGAACGTTCCTTGACCCTCGAACCGGATAATTTTCAGACACTCTATCAGCAAGCGGCCTGTTTTTCCCAGTTGGGCGATCGCGCTGCCATGGTACGACTCTATTTAAAAAGTATTCCCCTTAATCCAGATTTTCCCTGGTATTATTATCCCCTATTTTGGCAATCCTTAAAGCATGAAAACAAGGTTCCCGAGGCGATCGCACAATTTCAAAAAACACTCACGCAATTTCCCCAATCCCTAAATGTCTATATCAACCTAGGGGATGCTCTCTCCTTACAAAATCAAACCAAGGCAGCGATTAGCTATTACCAAAAAGGGGTCAAACTGATGTATCCCCAATTAGAAAAAATCACCCTTAATCACACCTCAGATAAACCAAACTCCCATCAATCCCAGACCTTTGACCCCACAGCCAGCATCAATTTTATGATTCTCGGCGTGCAAAAAGCGGGAACCAGCTCTTTATACGCCTATCTGAGTCAACACCCTCAAATTTTGCCCCCGTTACGGAAAGAACTTGAGTTTTGGTCTTGGAAATTTTACCAGGGACTGGATTGGTATTTATCCCAATTTCCCATCGGGAGATACTCTTGTGGCAAACCCATTCAGGATTATCAAACCGGGGAAGCCTGTCCCAACTATTTCGACTTTCCAGAAACCCCAGAACGGTTAGCGCGTCATTGTCCCACAACCAAGTTTATCATTCTCTTGCGAAATCCTGTAGATCGGGCAATTTCTCATTATCACCATTGGCGAAAAATCCATCAAGAATCGTTATCCTTAGAGGACGCATTCGAGATGAACCTCAAAAATCTCAGTCCTAATTCTCCCTATAGCGGTGTTCCTAAAAACTATTTAGAGCGAGGACTCTATGCCAACCATCTCAGACGATGGTTTTCCTATTTTCCGAGAGAGAGATTTTTAATTTTAAAGAGTGAACGCTTTTACGAGAATCCAGAAGCGACATTAAGGCAAGTTTACGAGTTTTTGGAATTACCACACCAGCCTCTCTCTCACTATCCGAAGTATAATACAGGTGCGTACCCTCCCAGTGATGCCAAAATTCGTGATGTTCTAAATGAATTTTATAAACCCCACAATCAAGACTTAAACAATTTATTAGGTGGAGTGTTTTTCGAGTCATAAATAGCCCTTAACGAAAAAAAAGAACCAGAGAAAAACTAAAAGAGAAAAAATCACCCCTAACTCTGTGTCCTCTGTGACTCTGTGGTTCCCCTCCCCCTCCCCCTCCCCCTCCCCCTCTCCCTCTCCCCCAGAAAAACCACATTATGCTCGTTCCTGGATCACCTGTTCGATCGCCTCAATATCAACCCAAAAATCTTCCGTGAGGACATCAGGATAAAGAAGATTACGGAACACAGAACAGGGGAGATCAGCGCCAACTAAATAATAATGATTTAGTCGCAAATATTGACAAATTGACCAATAGTAGTAGCGGATATAATTGGGAGAAAATAACTCAATCACCGTAGTTTTGGGTTGACAAAATACCAAATTTGTGAGTCCAGCCCCATGAGGAGCAACAATGACCTCAGCATTGGCAAATAATTGTGCTTGTTCTGTGACACTATACTCTTCTAAGGCAGTTACCTGAAAGCCTTGGTGTTGCAGCCGTTGAATGAGCTGGGGTTCATTAATGACGCGACGATACTGGGCCGTTTGGCGACTGATATAGAGTCGTTTGGCCGAGGTGAGGGAAGGTGATGGCTGACTCGGGAGAAACTGCGATCGCAGAAACTCAATGGACTCCCCGCTGGCCCAACCAATCGGGCCCGCGAAACTGGGAACTACCAGGCGGGTGGCTTGCAGATGCGGATGGCGATCGCTCTCCAGAATGCGATCGCCCGGAATCCCGAGCTGTTCCAAGGTTTGCCGCTGAAAGGGTTTGGCAACACTGTTGACATAAAACCAGTCAATCTCCCCCTCGGGGAAGCCACTGCGACGCAAAATCTCCAGACGGGGCAACAGATCCACCATCCAATGAAAATAGACATTAGCCGATAATCCCGTTAGAACCGCCACCGTCCCCTCAATGGGTTCAACTGGGGGGAGTTGAACTCGGTTAAAAATGCGATGTTGGCCAGGATTGAGTTGACGGTTGGGACATCCGGGGAGTTCACCCGGATATTCTCGGGAGAGATCTGCCAACAGGTAATTATCCCTTGTCATGACGGCGATCGCCTCACAGACTTGCCACCAATGGGTTTGAGGCATTGTCCAAACCCGTCCCTGGGCAATCTCAGCGGTAAAGCAATTGCGGTTCAATTGAAGGGGTTTGGCTCCCGGCGGACAGTGATACTGGTTCCGTTGCAAGGCCACCGGGGCGAACTGTTCTTGTAGACGATTGAGACAGGTTTGACAGTTAACTCCCTGACAGTCCTTGAGTTGTTGCCCTGGCGGTTGTGGCGTCTCCGTCAGAGCCATTCCTGGAGAGTCATCTGTCTGCTCTTGGCAAGCCACATCATAACAACGAACTCCCCTAGCTGATGCAGATTGGGTTCGGGGGAGCCATCCTTGAGGAGACTGTTGGGGCAATCTCTTCTGGCGAACCTCCTGTTCTTGTTTCGCCACAACACTGGCCCCCAACCCCTGTCGAGCCAAAACATCCTCGGGCCGGAGTGTCAGACAGAGTTGATAGTAGGTTTGGGCTTCGAAAATTGCCCCATATTCCAAACGGACATCCCCCCAAGCCCGATAAAGTTCTGCAAGAGCATTCTGACACGATTGGACATCTGCCGCTCTCATCAGATGTTGGATGACCCCTTGTCGGGCCAGAACGGCTCGATCATATACATCTGACGGTGGCCCATCTTCCTGGGAAACAATCGGCCCTTGACTGAGGGTTTCGAGCCAGGTTTTGCCATAGTCGGGGAGTTGTGGCAGAAACTCCAACCAGTAGGCGATCGCCTCTGCGGGCCGTTGCAGTTGCAGGGCCATATTGGCACAAGAGCCATAGAGATCTAACTGTTGGGGATTGAGTTTTTGGGCCTGTTTAAAGCAGATGAGAGCGGCGGCGGGTTGTTTGAGGCGATCGAAGAGTTTCCCTAAATCTTCATGAACCCGAGCCTGATGAGGATCGAGGTTTAGGCTTTGTAAATAGTGAGCTAGAGCTTCCTCCAGACGACCCCCGAGGCGATCGCAATGGCCGAGAAGATGATAGAGATCGGCCGAATTGGGGCTGTTCGTCAGGAGTTCTGTCAGGAGAACTCGGGCCTCTTGAAGACGATTTTGTTTCAGCAGGAGGGTGGCTAGATTGCGTTTGGCTTGGGAGCGATCGGGTTGTCGGGCGATCGCCTCGCGATAATAAGAGGCGGCGGTTTGGAGTTGTCCCCACCGTTCATAGAGGGTTCCCAGGTCATTGTAGGCTTTCACATCCTGGGGATTCTGTTCTAGGGCCAGACGATAGTGCTGATAGGCTCTAGCATCGGCTCCCTGATGCAGATAGGCCCGAGCTAAGTTATAGCGAACCGCTTGCCATTGGGGACGCAGCTGTAGGGCCGCCTCATAATAGCGGGCCGCCTGGGGATAGTCCTGTTTGTGATCATAGAGTTGCCCCAGATAGGCATAGGGTTCTGGCCGGAGGCGATCGCAGTCAATGGCTTGCTGGTAGGCTAGCCTGGCCTCTTCAAACTCCGAGTCGGACAACGGTGCAGATGGAGACGTTTTACAATAACTCGAAGTCATTGATCGTCAAATCCGGTAACGTTTCCAGGCGAGCAATGGTCACTTCATCCCCAACAGCGTTGGTGGGATTATAGAACAACTGCCCTGTTGACTGCTCATAAATCAGTCTGGCATCACTAGAGCCATCGGCGAAGTCCGTCACGACAAAGTCCGTCGCCTCTAAACTGTCACCCAAGGCGGTGTAAACATTGCGATCGAGGGCAATTTTATCTCGGCCAGACATAAAGTCAGTAATGGTGTCATTACCAATCTCATCTGGGGTAATGGATAGATTGCCATGACTACTGAAGAGGAAGGTGTCATTACCAATTCCCCCAGTCAGGAGGTTGTTACCGCGATCGCCCGAGAGGACATCATTGCCATCACCGCCAATGAGCGTATCATCCCCTTGACCGCCATAGAGACTGTTACTGCCCCCGCCGGCCATGAGATAGTCATTCCCGGAATGGCCGGCCAGGATATCATTGCCATCCGCACCAATCAGGGTGTTATTACCCTGGCCACCGAGGAGTATATTGTTACCACCACCGCCAAAGAGATAGTCATCGCCAATATCCCCAGAGAGGATATCATCGCCATCGCCGCCGATCAGGGTATCATCACCTCGTCCACCATAAAGGCTATTACTGCCCCCGCCAGCCATGAGGTAATCATTCCCCTGATTACCAAACATCAAGTCATTGCCCTCTCCACCAACGACCGTGTTATTCCCATCTCCACCAGCTAAGGTGTTATTACCGCCTCCCGCAAATAGGTAATCATCGCCGAGATCTCCGGACAATAAATCATCCCCATCACCACCAATTACTGTGTCATTTCCTTGTCCACCATACATGGTGTTGTTGCCACTTCCCCCAACGATATAGTCATTTCCTTCACCACCAAAGATTAAGTCATCTCCATCACCACCAACGACCGTATCATCTCCGGTATCACCGGAGAGGACATTATCGCCACTCCCACCGAGGATATAATCGTTACCTTGACCGCCATACAGGGTATCAGATCCTGATCCACCCACAACGGTGTCGTTGCCTTGTCCACCAAAGATTAGGTTATTTCCTTCACCACCAACAAGGCTATCATCGCCCCCAAAACCAGCGATGGTATCGTCGCCAGCGCCTCCGTAGAGGGTATCTGCCATGCCTGCATCAGCACCGAGTGCCGGGTCAGATCCGAGGATCAGATCATTGTCATCTGTACCATTGAGGCGATTACTTTCATCGGTTTGACCGATGATGTTCAATCCTCCATCTTCGTTTGGTTCAGAACTACTTGGAGTTGTCGGATTTTCGATTAGAGACATACTAGGGTTTCACTCCGGTTATCACACCACACTGGGTTCATAGTCGCCGCTTAATAACATTGAGGAATTTAAAAGCCTCTAAAATAATGTTTCTCAAACGGTGCAATAAAATATCAATCATCTCTTTTTCTGAAGACAATCGATGATGTTCTGGCTTATAAGATGGTATTTTTGACATAAAAGTTTCTGAATTGAATCATGAGTATCTATACAAAATAAGGTGACGTCGAGATAAGCGGTAGAAATAGTAGGTTAGGAGTCCGTGTTATGACTCGCCTCAATGAGGCTTTGAGCTAACCCTGAAGCTTCACTTATCAATTCAGACCATTCGTCCCATTATCCGGATCCTGGCTTCCACCTTTCAGGGGATGTGGGGAAAATCCGGATTGAGTTAACTGCATCCGTATATGCAACTAGCACTCCTGATAGAAGACGGATTACGGCTTATGAGCACCTCTCCCGCCCTGCTGGCCCTGACAGCTCTCTTAGTTCCCGAAGCGGATACGGCTGAGTTAGCCTTGATGCCCCCCGATACCATTCCTCCACCAGCGAGCGAGGCTCAACCGGAATTTCAACCCGAGCTTGAGTCCGATTTGGCCGTCGCATCCTCACGGGCGATCGCCCAACCGGAATCCCAAGTCACCCTAGCTCTCGTTTCAAATACGGGGTCTCTCTTTACCCAATATGTTCGCTTCTATCAGGTCTTATTGCTGAGTTTGGCCCTGTCTCCTATGGCCGCGATGACGGTGTTTGCTCTGTTGCGTCGGCGGGTGGTTCGCTATCTAACGGATGAAGTGCGTCAGGAACTTGAGAGCTTAGGAGACTTAGAAGCGGACTTAGAATCCCGGACGGAACAAGCGGATCAGCTCCTGGAGGATCTCGAACAACGACTGCGGAAGCAAACCTCTGGCAATAGCGATGAGATTGAAACTCTAAGCCAAACCGTTGAAGTGCAACTGGCAGAAATTCAGGAGATGGATGGGTTTCGGGAACAGAGATGGCAAGAGTTGCAAGCTCTGCTCTGGACAATCTATTGCCATCAGGAGTCAGATCGTCACCAACTGGCTGAGCTTACCCCAGAAACCCTCTTAACTCAGTTGAAACTGTCTGAGACGGAGGGAAATGACTCAAGGAATGATTTCCAGGATGATGCAGAGGCTCTACAACTGCTGGATATCCCTGAAGCTCAACTTCTCGAAGACTCTAGCCTCGATATAGAGTCCTCGGAGGCTGTCTGTGATCATCTCCATGAGCCTCAACTCTCACCAGAAGAATCCCATAATGAGTCAGAGGTGGCGGCGGAGGTTGAGTCTAATCTCAATCCTGACTCGCAATCTCCCTCGCAATCTCCATTGCAATCTCCATCGCAATCTCCATTGCAATCTGAAGTTGAGTCTGATGAGAATGCCTCCTCGGCTGAGTCTCAGAACCCCCCTCAAGATGTCCAAGAGACGTTAACCTCTCCTCCTGAGACTCGCGAGGGTTGCTTAGCGATCGCCCGAGATTTAGAAAAACAAGGCTGTTGGGTTGAGGCGATCGCCGCCTATGAACGAGCCTTAACCTATCCCGCTTCCGAGACGGCTGAAACGACCCCAGTTTCTGAACCCGAGCCAGCCGCCACTTCAGAACCCACTTCAGAACCCACTTCAGAACCCACCTCAGAACTCACTCCCCAGACAACCCCAGAGGCTGAGTCTCGCCCCGACTCCGTTAGTTTTGAGCAGTTAAAGCAACAGGCCCAAGAAGAGGGCGATCGCCGTCAATGGGCGGCTTGCATTGAGGCTTGTCAACAGGCTTTAGAGCAGCAGAAAGATGCCCATCTCTATAAACTCTTAGGAAATGCTTTCCAAGCCCTTGGCAACCCCAGTGAGGCTCAGGGGAGTTACCGGGAGGCTCTGCGACTCGATCCTAACTTTGCCGAAGTCTATGCCAATCTCGGCAGTCTCTATGCCCAACAACAGGATTGGGCCAGGGCCATTGAATGTTTCCGGCGGGCCCTACGACTACAACCGCGACTGGCGGCCGCCCATCGTAACTTTGCTAAAGTCTGGGAAAAACTGGGGAATGAACGGGAAGCCTTAAGCTCTTGGCATCAGGCCTTAGATATCGAGCCAAACTGGGCTGAGGGGAAAGAACACCTAATTCTGGGCAACCGCTGGGTGAAACTCGGTCAGTGGCAGATGGCCGAAAGCTGTTATCGTCGGGCGATCGCCCAGGATGCTGATTTACTCGATGCCTGGCATAACCTGGCAGAAGTATTAGCCTATCGCCAACAATGGCAAACGGCCCGAGATACCTACGAGATTATTTTGCAAAAAGACCCCCAGCGGGTGATTTCTCAACTCGGCTATGCTCGTATCCTGGCTAATCTAGAAGCCTGGCCCGAGGCGATCGCCCAATATCACCATCTGGCCGAGGTCGCCCCAGCCCAAGTTTTGGCCCAACATCGCTTTGCCCAACGCCTTAAAGATGCGGGGTTGGTCTCCGAGGCGATCGGTGTCTATCGTCGGGCCTTGCAATTTACCCCGGATAACTTTGAACTGCAATTAGGCCTGGCTGAACTCCTCTGTCAATCGGAAGACTGGGAACCTGGCTTGGAGGCGGCCCACCGAGCAATTACCCTCCATCCCCAAGTTGCCAAAGCCCAATATTATGCTGGACGCTGCCAAGTCGCCTTAGAACAATGGCAAGCCGCCGTTGAACATCTGCAAGAGGCGGTTCGCTTAGATCCTCAATTTTTCTGGTCTCGCTATTTTTGGGGCAAATCTCTCCTGGCCCTGGAACAGTGGCACACTGCCGCTGAGGTCTTAGATGCAGCAATGCCCCTTAATCCGAGTTTTCATTGGGGTTATCTGGAACTGGGACAAGCCTGGATGCAATGTCAGGCCTATGACCAGGCCGTAGTGGCATTCCAACGGGTGTATGAGTTGGCCCCCGACACTCCCTGGCTTGCCAAAAAACTGGCCGATGCCCTACGGGGGCGGGTGTTAGCGGATATGGACCAAGCCGTCACCTGGTATCGCCGGGCGATCGCCGAACATCCCCAGGACTTGGATAATTATCACCGAGCCTTAGACCTGAAATCCAACGACATTGATTTATACGTCCAACTGGCCGACCAACTGGCCCATCAGAACCAAGAAAGTGGGGCCATGACCTTCTATCAAATGGCCTTGCAAATCGAGGGCGATCGGCCCGACATTAAACGGAAACTCGAAGACCTACTCAAAAAAAAAATAACGTAACCCCAACCCCTCCCGCCAAACCGCAAGTTCTCAATCCAGGAGAGGTGACCGGGGAATTGCAACTGGTCACCCCCGATTTTATCTATGGTTGGATCGTCCATACCCAGAACCGAGATCAACCGCTCTGGGTTGACGTTTATATCGGCCCAACCCATCTCGGAACCTATCCCGCCCGAAGCCAGCGGCCAGACATCGCCCGTTATTTCAACAGTCAGGGGTTTCACGGCTTAGAACTAAAAATCCCCCCCTCTATCAATACATCAGAACCCGTTCCCGTTCGCGTGACGCCCCATGGAAGTCAGCAGGATCTCAACGGGTCTCCCATTTGGGTGAAATTAGGCCCTCAAGGACAAAAACAGTCTCTCCCTGCGTCAACCAGCCCTCGACTCCACACCCCGCCTCTCTACCCAATTCCCCAATCCTCTCACCGTCAGCCCCGAATTGCCCTAATTATCCTCAATCGCAACGGGGCCAGTCTCTTACAAGACCTATTTTCCTCCCTACAAGCCCACAACAGCTATAACAACCTAGAACTGATCATCGTCGATCATGGCTCAACGGATGAGAGTCTATTTCTCTGTTATCAGTGGCAAGACCGCTTACCCATCACCCTAATTCCCCGAGGGCAAAACTATAGTTTCTCCGCCTCCAATAATTTCGCCGCGAAACAGACCGACGCTAATTTATTGTTGTTTATTAACAACGATATTAGTTTTTGTCAAGATATTCTCAGCAACTTAGCGCAGATGATGGAGGATGAAACTGTGGGAGTTGTCGGGTTGAAATTACTTGACCAAGTCGATGATGTTAGTTCTCTAACGCCCCCGATTCAACATCTCGGGGTTCAATTTGATTTCTATAATCCCCATACCAGTTTTTCTCCCTTTGAAGTCCGCGAAAATTCCGCTTGGACTGACGTCCTAAATCAGCCGTGGCACGTTCCCGTAGTTACCGGAGCGATGCTACTCTGTCGCCGTCAGGACTTTTTAGACTTGGGAGGCTTTGATGAAACCTATTTTTATGGCTATGAAGATGTTGACCTTTGTTTACGCTATCAACAACAGTTGAACAAAACCGTCATTTGTGCTAATCATCTAACGGCTCAACATCATCGAGGAATTTCTCGATTTAACTCTAAACGTCCTGGCAACTTCCTCACTAAAATTGGCAACAATCGCCAGCACTTAGAAGCCAAATTTGGCTATTATCTCCGTCGTCGTCATTTGGCAGACTTTTTTAATCAAGGCTCTTATTGGACCGGCCAGCCGCTGCGAATTGGCTTTGCGGTTACTGATGCAAATTTAGGGGCTGCTGCCGGAGATTATTTTACTGCCTTGGAATTGGGGGAACAACTCAAAAAACAGTACGATTGGGAGGTATTTTATCTCTCTAAAACCCAGGGCGAGTCTTGGTATGACGTTCATCAACTCGATGTCCTGATTGTGATGCGACAGGACTATGATTTAAGGAAGCTAAAAAATGCCAAACCCCGTTTAATTAAAGTGGCATGGGTTCGCAATTGGTTTGATGCTTGGGCTAAAACTGAATCCATGTCCAACTATGACTGTGTTTGGTCCTCGTCCCAGGCTGGAGTGGATTATCTTCAACATCATCTCAGCAAAACAGTGACACGGCTACCCATTGCCACGAATCCTCAACGTTTTGCAATGGATTTACCCCCTCAGGAGGCGTTCGAGTCCGACTATTGTTTTACGGGCAATTTCTGGACAGTTCCTCGGGAGATTATGACCTGTTTACGGCCTGAGCGTCTTCCCTTTACGTTTGCCCTCTATGGTCATCATTGGCAGGATATCCCGGAGTTTTCGCAGTATTACCGGGGAGCGGTGGAGTATGAGAAACTGCCCATCATTTATCGCTCGACCAAGATTGTGGTGGATGATGCTAATACGGCAACGAAACAATGGGGATCGGTCAATTCTCGGGTGTTTGATGCCCTCGCGGCTGGTGCGTTAGTGGTGACCAATGGCATACTGGGAAATGAGGAAGTTTTTGGGGGATTATTGCCGACGTTTGATTCTCCAGACTCCTTGGAACGGGTCTTACGAAAGTATCTAGAAAATGAGGACTTACGCCAGGAGCATGTGGCTCAATTACGGCAGCAGGTTTTACAACAGGAAACCTATGGTCAGCGGGCAGAAACGGTATTTTTGGCCTTACGGGAGACGATGACCCAACGGTATCGGATTAGTCTGAAGATTGGCGTTCCGAATCAGGATGAATGCCAAGCCTGGGGAGATTATCACTTCGCGGAAGGCTTAAAACGAGAGTTTGAGCGGTTGGGTCATTCGGTTCGCATTGATATTTTAAGGGATTGGTATAATCCCCAGAGTTTTGGCGATGATGTGGTGATTGTCTTACAAGGGTTAAGCCACTATCGCCCTCAACCCCATCATCTGAATCTTCTCTGGCTGATTAGTCATCCTGAGACGATGTCTGTAGAGGACTATGAGGGCTATGATCAGGTGTTTGTGGCCTCAAATGTCTATGGGGAACAGATTAAAGACCAGGTTCGGGTTCCGGTTGAGGTGTTATTGCAATGTACTGATGCGTCCCGGTTTTATCCTGACTCCAGTCTCGGGGAGGTGGCCCCGGAGGTGTTGTTTGTGGGTAACTCTCGCCAGGTGTATCGTCCCATTGTCCGGGATGCGATCGCCGCTGGCTTGGATGTGGCGGTTTATGGAAGCGATTGGGAGTCCTTTTTACCGGAGGCTTACCTACGGGGGACACATATCCCCAATGACGAGTTGCGACGGTATTATACGGCGGCGGG contains these protein-coding regions:
- a CDS encoding tetratricopeptide repeat protein, with protein sequence MSTSPALLALTALLVPEADTAELALMPPDTIPPPASEAQPEFQPELESDLAVASSRAIAQPESQVTLALVSNTGSLFTQYVRFYQVLLLSLALSPMAAMTVFALLRRRVVRYLTDEVRQELESLGDLEADLESRTEQADQLLEDLEQRLRKQTSGNSDEIETLSQTVEVQLAEIQEMDGFREQRWQELQALLWTIYCHQESDRHQLAELTPETLLTQLKLSETEGNDSRNDFQDDAEALQLLDIPEAQLLEDSSLDIESSEAVCDHLHEPQLSPEESHNESEVAAEVESNLNPDSQSPSQSPLQSPSQSPLQSEVESDENASSAESQNPPQDVQETLTSPPETREGCLAIARDLEKQGCWVEAIAAYERALTYPASETAETTPVSEPEPAATSEPTSEPTSEPTSELTPQTTPEAESRPDSVSFEQLKQQAQEEGDRRQWAACIEACQQALEQQKDAHLYKLLGNAFQALGNPSEAQGSYREALRLDPNFAEVYANLGSLYAQQQDWARAIECFRRALRLQPRLAAAHRNFAKVWEKLGNEREALSSWHQALDIEPNWAEGKEHLILGNRWVKLGQWQMAESCYRRAIAQDADLLDAWHNLAEVLAYRQQWQTARDTYEIILQKDPQRVISQLGYARILANLEAWPEAIAQYHHLAEVAPAQVLAQHRFAQRLKDAGLVSEAIGVYRRALQFTPDNFELQLGLAELLCQSEDWEPGLEAAHRAITLHPQVAKAQYYAGRCQVALEQWQAAVEHLQEAVRLDPQFFWSRYFWGKSLLALEQWHTAAEVLDAAMPLNPSFHWGYLELGQAWMQCQAYDQAVVAFQRVYELAPDTPWLAKKLADALRGRVLADMDQAVTWYRRAIAEHPQDLDNYHRALDLKSNDIDLYVQLADQLAHQNQESGAMTFYQMALQIEGDRPDIKRKLEDLLKKKIT
- a CDS encoding glycosyltransferase encodes the protein MTGELQLVTPDFIYGWIVHTQNRDQPLWVDVYIGPTHLGTYPARSQRPDIARYFNSQGFHGLELKIPPSINTSEPVPVRVTPHGSQQDLNGSPIWVKLGPQGQKQSLPASTSPRLHTPPLYPIPQSSHRQPRIALIILNRNGASLLQDLFSSLQAHNSYNNLELIIVDHGSTDESLFLCYQWQDRLPITLIPRGQNYSFSASNNFAAKQTDANLLLFINNDISFCQDILSNLAQMMEDETVGVVGLKLLDQVDDVSSLTPPIQHLGVQFDFYNPHTSFSPFEVRENSAWTDVLNQPWHVPVVTGAMLLCRRQDFLDLGGFDETYFYGYEDVDLCLRYQQQLNKTVICANHLTAQHHRGISRFNSKRPGNFLTKIGNNRQHLEAKFGYYLRRRHLADFFNQGSYWTGQPLRIGFAVTDANLGAAAGDYFTALELGEQLKKQYDWEVFYLSKTQGESWYDVHQLDVLIVMRQDYDLRKLKNAKPRLIKVAWVRNWFDAWAKTESMSNYDCVWSSSQAGVDYLQHHLSKTVTRLPIATNPQRFAMDLPPQEAFESDYCFTGNFWTVPREIMTCLRPERLPFTFALYGHHWQDIPEFSQYYRGAVEYEKLPIIYRSTKIVVDDANTATKQWGSVNSRVFDALAAGALVVTNGILGNEEVFGGLLPTFDSPDSLERVLRKYLENEDLRQEHVAQLRQQVLQQETYGQRAETVFLALRETMTQRYRISLKIGVPNQDECQAWGDYHFAEGLKREFERLGHSVRIDILRDWYNPQSFGDDVVIVLQGLSHYRPQPHHLNLLWLISHPETMSVEDYEGYDQVFVASNVYGEQIKDQVRVPVEVLLQCTDASRFYPDSSLGEVAPEVLFVGNSRQVYRPIVRDAIAAGLDVAVYGSDWESFLPEAYLRGTHIPNDELRRYYTAAGVVLNDHWQTMAEAGFLSNRLFDAAASGAMIISDSVKGLEAVFGEAIACYEDPAGLGPLVQDCLRRRESNASERLRLADWVRQHHSFSQRVETLLRVIDALNAAKMGGCHGS